In a genomic window of Chryseobacterium sp. G0162:
- a CDS encoding DUF5683 domain-containing protein: protein MKKIFFTFFLCITALAYSQVAPIDTVRVQTPTKEELRLIKPTKTESKIIEDLEKANGPTRVTVKLNPTRAGLYSAVLPGLGQFYNKKYWKIPIVWGAVGAGVGIAVWNDNQYKKYREYYIAKLNGTPNEFVDARPWLDKIALGNAQDRAKRQRDYAIAITGLIYILNIVDAVVDAHLYESRHDPDLTFKPSLIQDQYGFDAPKTGFALSYRF, encoded by the coding sequence ATGAAGAAAATATTTTTCACATTTTTCTTGTGTATTACTGCATTGGCATACTCACAAGTTGCACCTATTGATACTGTTCGGGTACAAACACCTACGAAAGAAGAACTTCGTTTGATAAAACCAACCAAAACAGAATCCAAGATCATCGAAGATCTTGAAAAAGCGAATGGTCCTACCAGGGTAACTGTAAAACTTAACCCAACCAGAGCTGGGCTGTATTCTGCAGTATTGCCAGGTTTGGGACAGTTCTATAATAAAAAGTACTGGAAAATTCCAATCGTTTGGGGAGCTGTAGGAGCAGGAGTCGGTATTGCAGTATGGAATGATAATCAATACAAGAAATACAGAGAATACTATATCGCTAAGCTAAACGGTACTCCAAATGAATTCGTGGATGCTCGCCCTTGGCTAGATAAAATAGCGTTAGGGAATGCTCAGGACAGAGCGAAAAGACAAAGAGATTACGCCATTGCCATTACAGGATTGATCTATATATTGAATATCGTAGATGCCGTAGTGGATGCCCATCTCTATGAAAGCCGTCATGATCCTGATTTAACCTTTAAGCCGTCATTAATCCAGGATCAATACGGATTTGATGCACCCAAAACAGGATTCGCTTTAAGTTATAGATTTTAA
- a CDS encoding FAD-dependent oxidoreductase: protein MKPNFTQKVTNWGNFPVVEKEMRSEDSFKNIKEFVLNHNEVIARGNGRCYGDASLGESIFSTKKLNKFISFDRLNGIIECESGVLLSDVLEISVPQGYFLYVTPGTKFVSVGGAIASDVHGKNHHAEGCFSEYVIEFKLMVENGEIITCSREENSEKFWATIGGMGLTGIILTAKFKLKNIESAYIRQESIKAENLDEIFKLFDESESWTYTVAWIDCLQKGKNIGRSILMRGEHAFQHELPQSMGKTPLRLKKKLQPTVPFYFPGFVLNALTVKIFNWLYYKKQSKKEVKNFIDYETFFYPLDAINEWNKIYGKSGFIQYQMVIPKEAGKEGMKRILETIANSGNGSFLAVLKLFGKNNPEAYNSFPVEGYTLALDFKVNSKLKKLVDQLDSIVQEFGGRIYLTKDSMSRSSLTNYLKNIRSPKFVSLQHKRILNNNS, encoded by the coding sequence ATGAAGCCAAATTTCACACAGAAAGTTACAAACTGGGGCAATTTCCCGGTAGTGGAAAAAGAAATGAGATCTGAGGACAGCTTCAAAAATATAAAAGAGTTCGTACTCAACCACAATGAAGTTATCGCAAGAGGAAACGGAAGATGTTATGGAGATGCCTCATTGGGGGAAAGTATATTTTCCACCAAAAAATTAAATAAATTTATCAGTTTTGATCGTTTGAACGGGATCATAGAATGTGAATCCGGGGTATTGCTTTCGGATGTACTTGAAATATCAGTTCCACAAGGATATTTCCTATATGTAACTCCAGGGACAAAATTTGTTTCTGTGGGAGGAGCTATTGCTTCTGATGTACATGGAAAGAATCACCATGCAGAAGGTTGTTTTTCAGAATATGTGATTGAGTTTAAACTGATGGTTGAGAATGGGGAGATCATTACCTGTTCAAGAGAAGAAAATTCAGAAAAGTTTTGGGCTACGATTGGTGGAATGGGACTTACAGGAATCATTCTGACCGCAAAATTTAAGCTTAAAAATATAGAATCTGCTTATATCCGCCAGGAGAGCATCAAAGCAGAAAATCTTGATGAGATTTTTAAGCTGTTTGACGAAAGTGAAAGCTGGACGTATACCGTAGCGTGGATTGATTGCCTTCAGAAAGGAAAAAACATCGGAAGGAGTATTCTGATGAGGGGAGAGCATGCTTTCCAGCATGAATTGCCTCAGAGTATGGGAAAAACTCCCTTAAGATTAAAGAAAAAATTACAGCCTACTGTTCCTTTTTATTTTCCGGGATTTGTATTGAATGCCCTGACGGTAAAGATTTTTAACTGGCTGTATTATAAAAAACAATCCAAAAAAGAAGTCAAGAACTTCATTGATTACGAAACGTTTTTCTATCCTTTGGATGCCATCAATGAATGGAATAAGATCTATGGTAAATCCGGTTTCATACAATATCAGATGGTGATTCCGAAAGAAGCAGGAAAAGAAGGAATGAAGAGAATTCTTGAAACGATTGCTAATAGTGGGAACGGTTCATTCTTAGCGGTGTTGAAACTTTTCGGAAAGAATAATCCGGAGGCTTACAATTCTTTCCCTGTGGAAGGGTATACATTGGCGCTGGATTTTAAAGTCAATTCAAAACTGAAAAAGCTGGTAGACCAGTTAGATAGTATTGTTCAGGAGTTCGGAGGAAGAATTTATCTTACTAAAGACAGCATGAGCAGATCTTCATTAACTAATTACCTGAAAAATATTAGAAGTCCTAAATTTGTGTCTTTACAGCACAAAAGAATCTTAAACAACAATTCATAA
- a CDS encoding ParB/RepB/Spo0J family partition protein — translation MKDKKRAMGRGLGAILSAESKATVNSATDEGADKFVGNIVEVALEDIYPNPTQPRTYFDEKALEELAQSIKNLGIIQPITLRKDGEKFEIISGERRYRASKIAGLTTVPAYIRLVNDQELLEMALVENIQREDLDAIEIALTYHRLLEEIGLTQENLSQRIGKDRSTITNSIRLLRLNPDIQNAIRSGEISAGHGRAIISLESEEDQQVLFDLIIKEKLNVRQAEQAAAALKNPKSPAAKKANAELSNNYKRAQKTIADILDVKVEIKASGNGKKGKIVLDFKNEEELEYILSHIK, via the coding sequence ATGAAGGACAAAAAAAGAGCTATGGGACGCGGCTTGGGCGCCATTTTAAGTGCAGAATCCAAAGCAACTGTAAACTCTGCTACCGATGAGGGGGCAGATAAGTTTGTGGGAAATATTGTAGAAGTTGCGCTTGAAGATATATATCCGAACCCAACGCAGCCGAGAACTTATTTTGATGAAAAAGCACTAGAGGAATTAGCACAGTCTATTAAAAATTTAGGGATAATTCAACCGATTACCCTAAGAAAAGACGGTGAGAAATTCGAGATCATATCCGGGGAAAGACGTTACAGAGCAAGTAAAATTGCAGGTTTAACAACGGTTCCGGCTTATATTCGTTTGGTAAATGACCAGGAGCTTCTTGAGATGGCTCTTGTTGAGAACATCCAGAGAGAAGATCTTGATGCAATCGAAATTGCCCTTACCTATCACAGGCTTTTGGAAGAAATCGGTCTTACTCAGGAAAATCTTAGCCAGAGAATAGGGAAAGATAGAAGTACTATTACCAATTCAATTAGGCTTTTAAGATTGAATCCGGATATTCAGAATGCGATCAGAAGCGGTGAAATTTCTGCAGGACATGGTAGAGCAATCATCAGTCTTGAAAGTGAAGAAGATCAACAGGTTTTATTCGATCTTATCATTAAAGAAAAATTAAATGTGCGTCAGGCTGAACAAGCCGCTGCAGCATTAAAAAATCCAAAGTCTCCGGCAGCTAAAAAAGCAAACGCCGAACTTTCGAATAACTATAAAAGAGCCCAGAAGACTATCGCTGACATCCTGGATGTAAAAGTGGAGATCAAGGCTTCTGGAAATGGTAAAAAAGGTAAAATTGTTCTGGACTTCAAAAATGAAGAAGAGCTGGAATATATTTTATCCCATATTAAATAA
- the dapB gene encoding 4-hydroxy-tetrahydrodipicolinate reductase — protein sequence MKIALVGYGKMGKIIDEIAQKRGHEVVARLKETPTAENLNNPDVVIEFSLPEVAYDNIKACLENKIPVICGTTGWLEKKAEIEKLAVDNDTAFLYGSNFSLGVNLFFALNEKLADLMKNVNEYSCQLEEIHHIHKKDAPSGTAISIAEGIINNNPKFDAWKLEETEGNQLGIFAVREDEVPGTHSVFYRSEVDEIEIKHTAFNRNGFALGAVVAAEWIKDKKGNFGMKDVLGL from the coding sequence ATGAAAATAGCATTAGTTGGTTACGGTAAAATGGGTAAGATCATTGATGAGATCGCACAGAAAAGAGGTCACGAAGTAGTGGCTCGCCTGAAGGAAACCCCAACTGCTGAAAATCTTAACAATCCGGATGTTGTTATTGAATTTTCCTTACCGGAAGTTGCCTATGACAATATTAAAGCTTGCCTTGAAAATAAAATTCCGGTAATTTGCGGAACAACAGGATGGCTGGAGAAAAAAGCTGAAATTGAAAAACTGGCTGTAGATAATGATACTGCCTTTTTATATGGTTCAAACTTTAGTTTAGGCGTTAATTTATTTTTTGCTTTGAACGAAAAGCTGGCTGATCTAATGAAGAATGTTAATGAATATTCTTGTCAGTTGGAAGAAATTCACCATATCCATAAAAAAGATGCCCCAAGCGGAACTGCAATTTCTATAGCAGAAGGGATCATTAATAATAATCCAAAATTTGACGCCTGGAAACTGGAAGAAACAGAAGGTAACCAACTGGGGATTTTCGCTGTTCGTGAAGACGAAGTTCCAGGAACACACAGTGTTTTCTATAGAAGTGAAGTGGATGAAATTGAGATCAAGCATACCGCATTCAACCGAAATGGCTTTGCATTAGGAGCAGTAGTTGCTGCCGAATGGATCAAAGACAAAAAAGGAAACTTCGGAATGAAGGATGTTTTAGGGCTTTAA
- a CDS encoding SDR family NAD(P)-dependent oxidoreductase, translating into MIVLGSTSEVAQAFVEKALQEGEKFEKIYLFTSNKETTERFARHIDVKFLQQSEVIELDLMKEIDYNRFDYINSNVLFCAVGYLGEGTEEGLYDNKNTERIININYSKLIPVMNYFAHKFESRRSGTIIGLSSVAGDRGRQSNFIYGSAKAAFTAYLSGLRNYLFSKKVHVLTIKPGFMATKMTEGLPLNPKLTATPKQAAACIYKAFKKQKNVAYVLPIWSIIMMIIRNIPEFIFKKLKL; encoded by the coding sequence ATGATAGTTCTGGGAAGTACATCTGAAGTGGCACAGGCTTTTGTGGAAAAAGCACTTCAGGAAGGAGAAAAGTTTGAAAAAATCTATCTTTTTACCTCAAATAAAGAAACTACAGAAAGGTTTGCAAGACATATTGATGTGAAATTTCTGCAACAGTCCGAAGTAATAGAACTGGATCTGATGAAAGAAATAGATTATAACAGATTTGATTATATCAATTCAAATGTATTATTTTGTGCCGTAGGATATTTGGGTGAAGGAACAGAGGAAGGATTGTATGATAATAAGAATACAGAACGTATCATTAATATCAATTACTCTAAACTGATTCCGGTAATGAATTATTTTGCCCATAAATTTGAAAGCAGAAGATCGGGAACAATCATCGGACTTTCATCAGTGGCAGGAGATCGTGGAAGACAGAGTAATTTTATTTACGGAAGTGCAAAGGCTGCTTTTACAGCGTATCTGAGTGGACTCAGAAATTATCTTTTTAGTAAAAAAGTACATGTACTGACGATAAAACCTGGGTTTATGGCGACTAAAATGACAGAAGGTCTGCCCTTAAATCCTAAATTAACGGCAACGCCCAAGCAGGCAGCAGCTTGTATTTATAAAGCGTTCAAAAAACAGAAGAATGTGGCATATGTTTTGCCGATTTGGAGTATTATCATGATGATTATCAGGAATATCCCTGAATTTATATTTAAAAAGTTAAAGCTTTAA
- a CDS encoding OmpA family protein, giving the protein MKFTKTYVGALFLSSALLLTSCEAVQNSNHQQRGTAVGVASGAVLGGILGNNVGKGGNGAIGAVLGGIIGGVAGNVIGNKMDKQAKDIKETLPGAQVERVGDGIKVTMNESIVNFAFDSSNLTSVAQSNLDKLAKVLADNPDTNINIYGHTDSVGKDAYNMALSQRRADAVKAYLVGKGLAGSRMFTKGEGKNMPVASNDTDEGRAKNRRVEFAITANEKMINDAKQGQ; this is encoded by the coding sequence ATGAAATTTACTAAAACATACGTAGGAGCTCTTTTCTTGTCATCAGCATTATTATTGACAAGTTGTGAAGCCGTTCAAAATTCAAATCACCAACAAAGAGGTACTGCTGTAGGGGTAGCTTCAGGAGCTGTGCTAGGTGGTATTCTTGGAAATAATGTAGGAAAAGGAGGTAACGGTGCTATTGGTGCTGTACTAGGTGGTATTATCGGTGGTGTTGCAGGTAACGTTATCGGTAACAAAATGGATAAGCAGGCAAAAGATATTAAAGAAACTTTACCAGGTGCTCAGGTAGAAAGAGTAGGGGATGGTATTAAAGTTACGATGAATGAAAGTATCGTAAACTTCGCTTTCGACTCTTCAAATCTTACTTCTGTAGCGCAAAGTAACTTAGATAAATTAGCTAAAGTATTGGCTGATAATCCTGATACTAACATTAATATCTACGGACACACAGACAGCGTAGGTAAGGATGCTTACAACATGGCCCTTTCTCAAAGAAGAGCAGATGCTGTAAAAGCTTACTTAGTAGGAAAAGGATTGGCAGGAAGCAGAATGTTCACAAAAGGTGAAGGTAAAAACATGCCGGTTGCAAGCAACGATACAGACGAAGGAAGAGCTAAAAACAGAAGAGTTGAATTTGCTATTACTGCAAATGAGAAAATGATTAATGATGCCAAGCAAGGGCAGTAA
- a CDS encoding decaprenyl-phosphate phosphoribosyltransferase produces MKKYLKLLRVEQWVKNLFVFVPLFFSGNITNFDLLTKSIFAFIIFSFAASVVYILNDYNDIEADRKHPEKRRRPLASGAISKSTAIGILIGLLIADIAFVGFAQLYFHQPLWKFATIIAFYVMMNLAYTFRLKHVPIIDIFIIAIGFVLRVLAGGYITGISISQWAILLTFVLALVLAIGKRRGELINAQVSGKTRKALDGYNVQFADIALSISITLAIVCYLMFTLSPEVQARFHERVFYTVVFVVFALLRYLQQTLVYNRTESPTKIVYRDRYIQVTLLLWVATFLIQIYFKK; encoded by the coding sequence ATGAAAAAATATTTAAAGCTGCTCCGGGTGGAGCAATGGGTGAAAAACCTTTTTGTATTTGTCCCTCTATTTTTCTCCGGTAACATTACCAATTTTGATTTACTTACCAAAAGTATCTTTGCTTTTATCATCTTCTCATTTGCAGCAAGCGTTGTTTATATTCTGAATGATTATAATGACATTGAGGCAGATAGGAAACATCCTGAAAAAAGAAGACGCCCGCTGGCGAGTGGTGCCATTTCAAAATCTACGGCCATAGGAATCCTTATTGGGCTTTTGATTGCAGATATTGCTTTTGTTGGCTTTGCACAACTGTATTTCCATCAGCCGTTATGGAAATTTGCAACGATTATCGCTTTTTATGTGATGATGAATCTTGCATATACATTCAGATTGAAGCATGTTCCGATCATTGATATCTTTATCATTGCCATAGGATTTGTACTGCGTGTTCTGGCAGGTGGTTACATTACCGGAATCAGTATTTCCCAATGGGCAATCTTACTGACTTTTGTACTGGCATTGGTATTAGCCATCGGAAAGAGGAGAGGTGAACTTATTAATGCTCAGGTTTCAGGAAAAACTAGAAAGGCCCTGGATGGTTATAATGTACAGTTTGCGGACATTGCATTATCCATATCCATCACACTGGCAATTGTTTGTTATCTGATGTTTACCCTTTCGCCGGAAGTGCAGGCAAGATTTCATGAAAGAGTTTTTTATACGGTAGTTTTTGTTGTATTTGCTCTTTTAAGATATCTGCAGCAGACCCTGGTGTACAACAGAACAGAATCTCCGACAAAAATTGTGTACAGAGACCGTTATATACAGGTTACTTTATTACTTTGGGTGGCCACATTTTTAATTCAAATTTACTTTAAGAAATGA
- a CDS encoding lipocalin family protein: MKKLLLAGMLGTSLFAVSCSSVNNAATSQNQRADFLKLKGDWQIVSIDYDKGYKIKPFDEGADAQCFVGSHWRLIPNNWTGAYTLNGGGSCPAITQPIKFEIKNGDTFMFKKVLAGTKAKQNIAGYTLSVINQSTDQFSLQQDVPFEGGSVKVVYNFERTGMK, encoded by the coding sequence ATGAAAAAGTTACTACTTGCAGGGATGTTAGGAACATCACTTTTTGCAGTGTCTTGTTCCTCTGTGAATAACGCAGCTACATCTCAGAATCAAAGAGCTGACTTCCTTAAATTAAAAGGAGACTGGCAGATTGTGAGCATAGACTACGACAAAGGTTATAAAATTAAGCCTTTTGACGAAGGGGCAGATGCGCAGTGTTTCGTAGGAAGCCACTGGAGATTGATTCCGAACAACTGGACAGGCGCTTATACCCTGAACGGAGGAGGAAGCTGTCCAGCCATTACACAGCCTATCAAGTTTGAAATAAAGAATGGTGATACATTTATGTTTAAAAAAGTTCTTGCAGGTACAAAAGCAAAACAGAATATTGCAGGGTATACTTTATCGGTAATCAACCAAAGCACAGATCAGTTTTCTCTTCAGCAAGACGTTCCATTTGAAGGAGGAAGTGTAAAAGTAGTTTACAACTTCGAAAGAACTGGAATGAAATAA
- the lepB gene encoding signal peptidase I has product MNYFLTYTVYVLILSVLMGISTWKLFKKMGYSPLFAFIPFYNYFIILKETKHPKWWAILSYLPIVGPIMMSVFHLYLVKKFGKTLFKDQILTVILPFIYMATINYSKDVELEDENANDLFLTDEEKEAKKKDTFLGSITFAVVFATIIHVFVTQPFGIPTGSMERTLLVGDFLFVNKWSYGYRLPMRPLAIPFLQGTIMDTGQKGNPKDDPKSYVDGVKLPYTRILQFNKPQKNDVVVFNYPQDSVHTAIDRKDPYVKRCVATAGDTFEMRAGRLFVNGKPETVLGDQEVQHRYIVTTDSQLDIPTLYKAYGFLPVQEVQQNNGGFIYGFQGLTDKIAKDIKELPHVVDMKEDVSVKGEAAIAYRDEARTKIDTTQSIFPVNKPWNQDWYGPVRIPKKGDVVAINNETLPMFQWIISEYEHNSLEKKNGKIFINGKEANQYTIQQDYYMMVGDNRDASLDARFFGFVPEENIVGKPMFTWMSLQGAFADSSSTYQAPFKIRWDRMFKATNTGEANKTSYWWIAAMILILFFGWEYFVKLFRKNKTEDEL; this is encoded by the coding sequence ATGAATTATTTTTTAACGTATACAGTGTATGTCCTCATTTTATCCGTATTAATGGGGATTTCAACATGGAAGTTGTTTAAGAAAATGGGGTATAGTCCTTTATTTGCATTTATACCTTTTTATAACTATTTTATCATTTTAAAAGAAACAAAACATCCGAAATGGTGGGCAATCCTTTCGTATCTACCGATTGTAGGGCCAATCATGATGTCTGTTTTCCATCTTTATTTAGTAAAGAAGTTTGGAAAAACGCTTTTCAAGGATCAGATCCTTACAGTGATTCTTCCGTTCATCTATATGGCAACCATCAACTATTCTAAAGATGTAGAATTGGAAGATGAAAATGCAAATGACCTGTTTCTTACTGATGAAGAAAAGGAAGCCAAAAAGAAAGATACATTTCTGGGATCTATTACTTTTGCAGTAGTATTTGCAACGATTATTCACGTTTTTGTAACGCAGCCATTTGGGATTCCTACAGGTTCCATGGAGAGAACCTTATTAGTAGGAGACTTTCTTTTCGTAAACAAATGGAGCTATGGATACAGACTTCCAATGCGTCCTTTAGCAATACCTTTCCTTCAGGGAACAATCATGGATACAGGACAGAAAGGAAACCCTAAAGATGATCCTAAATCTTATGTAGACGGAGTAAAATTACCTTATACAAGAATTTTACAGTTCAATAAGCCGCAGAAAAATGATGTAGTAGTGTTCAACTATCCTCAGGATTCAGTTCACACGGCAATCGACAGAAAAGATCCTTATGTAAAAAGATGTGTGGCTACAGCAGGTGATACTTTTGAAATGAGAGCCGGAAGACTTTTCGTCAACGGAAAACCGGAAACAGTTTTAGGAGATCAGGAAGTACAGCACAGGTATATTGTAACTACTGATAGCCAGTTAGACATTCCTACATTATACAAAGCCTATGGATTTTTACCGGTACAGGAAGTGCAGCAGAATAATGGTGGATTTATCTATGGTTTCCAGGGGCTGACAGATAAAATTGCGAAAGATATTAAAGAGCTTCCTCATGTTGTAGACATGAAAGAAGATGTTTCGGTGAAAGGTGAAGCTGCAATAGCTTATAGAGACGAAGCCAGAACTAAAATCGATACAACACAGTCTATTTTCCCTGTTAATAAACCTTGGAACCAGGATTGGTATGGTCCGGTAAGAATTCCTAAAAAAGGAGATGTGGTAGCGATCAACAACGAAACCCTTCCAATGTTCCAGTGGATTATTTCGGAATATGAGCACAACAGCTTAGAAAAGAAAAACGGGAAAATCTTTATCAACGGAAAAGAAGCGAACCAATATACCATCCAGCAAGATTACTACATGATGGTAGGGGATAACAGAGATGCTTCATTAGATGCAAGGTTCTTTGGTTTTGTTCCGGAAGAAAATATTGTTGGAAAACCAATGTTTACATGGATGAGTCTTCAGGGAGCTTTTGCAGACAGCAGCTCTACTTATCAGGCACCGTTCAAGATCCGTTGGGACAGAATGTTTAAAGCAACCAATACAGGAGAAGCTAATAAAACTTCATACTGGTGGATTGCAGCTATGATTTTAATATTATTCTTCGGTTGGGAGTATTTCGTGAAATTATTCAGAAAGAATAAGACAGAAGACGAACTATAA
- a CDS encoding WbqC family protein → MNMKNVLLPVFYMPPVSWFSVFLDAENEIVLEQFENFPKQTYRNRTNIYGANGKLSLIIPINHNGKRAFKDIEISYREDWRTLHWKSIQTAYQSSPYFEYYEDKFRKIFDLKEKFLLDFNLKGLEIIQQILKTEKAHSLNEEYIKNPEGVSFREKFSAKHPSEFEMESYYQTFSDKLGFLEDLSVLDLICNKGPESLVYIKNIKH, encoded by the coding sequence ATGAATATGAAGAATGTTTTATTGCCGGTATTTTACATGCCACCGGTTTCATGGTTTTCAGTGTTTTTAGACGCTGAAAATGAAATTGTATTGGAACAGTTTGAAAACTTTCCGAAGCAAACCTATAGAAACAGAACCAATATCTATGGGGCTAACGGAAAATTATCTCTTATAATTCCCATCAATCATAACGGGAAAAGAGCATTTAAAGATATTGAGATTTCTTACAGGGAAGATTGGAGAACACTTCACTGGAAATCAATTCAGACAGCCTATCAGAGTTCTCCTTATTTTGAGTACTATGAAGATAAATTCAGAAAGATCTTCGACCTGAAAGAAAAGTTTCTTTTGGATTTTAACCTTAAAGGGTTAGAAATCATCCAACAGATACTGAAAACAGAAAAGGCACACTCTTTGAATGAAGAATATATCAAAAATCCGGAAGGAGTCAGTTTCAGAGAAAAATTTTCTGCAAAACATCCTTCAGAATTTGAAATGGAAAGTTATTATCAGACCTTTTCAGACAAATTAGGTTTTTTGGAAGATTTATCGGTTCTGGATCTTATCTGTAACAAAGGTCCTGAATCGCTTGTTTACATAAAAAATATAAAACATTAA
- a CDS encoding S8 family serine peptidase: MKKVLLAAVFLTGFGFSFAQESKAKSVDPNEDKNLMMWYHKDFATSKVYGVNTENAYKYLESKGLKPKTVVVGVLDSGVQVDHPGLVKNMWRNPNEIPGNGKDDDGNGYIDDIHGWNFIGGKNGDIDIDNMEVTRVVAKYKPLFEGDDSAKNKANQAKMPEDFAMYMKAKDLFTKKSVESQQNFRTYSMINELIPNMVKLLAGKPVTAENIAAIKKPTDQKDAVALEVLSQVSQSPDFKGKSSAEFEERMKKDMKEAIDHFAPAAKQYDLSYDPRKEIVGDNYDDYSEKNYGNNHYEGPDAEHGTHVAGIIAGLPQGKEIQHGIASRVAKIMTVRAVPDGDERDKDVANAIRYAVDNGAKILNMSFGKPVSPGKNVVWDAFKYAEDKGVLLVKAAGNENEDVAEHLAYPTNYKNVNDEKPFVNNVIVVGASTNDNNALRASFSNFNKKMVDVFAPGERIYSTVKGSKYEYLDGTSMASPVVSGAAAVLLAYMPNLKPDQIIESLKKSSNPSSANGFTDFSAAGGVIDVKKAAEYAYNNFYNGSKAPGVKVIKKASKAVRK, translated from the coding sequence ATGAAAAAGGTATTATTAGCTGCAGTTTTTTTGACGGGTTTTGGATTCTCCTTTGCACAGGAGTCAAAAGCTAAAAGTGTTGACCCGAATGAAGATAAAAATCTGATGATGTGGTATCACAAAGATTTTGCAACTTCAAAAGTATATGGTGTCAATACTGAAAATGCATATAAATATCTGGAATCAAAAGGATTAAAGCCTAAAACGGTAGTCGTTGGAGTGTTGGATAGTGGCGTTCAGGTAGATCATCCGGGATTGGTGAAAAATATGTGGAGAAATCCTAATGAAATACCTGGAAACGGAAAAGATGATGATGGAAACGGATATATCGATGACATTCACGGTTGGAACTTTATTGGAGGGAAAAATGGTGATATTGACATCGATAACATGGAAGTAACAAGAGTTGTAGCCAAATACAAACCTCTTTTTGAAGGAGATGACTCTGCAAAGAACAAAGCTAATCAGGCTAAAATGCCGGAAGACTTTGCCATGTATATGAAAGCTAAAGATCTTTTCACAAAGAAAAGTGTGGAATCTCAGCAAAATTTCAGAACTTATTCTATGATTAATGAGCTGATCCCTAATATGGTGAAGCTGTTGGCTGGAAAACCAGTAACGGCAGAAAATATTGCAGCCATTAAGAAGCCTACGGATCAAAAGGATGCTGTTGCTTTGGAGGTTTTAAGCCAGGTTTCTCAAAGTCCGGATTTTAAAGGAAAATCCTCTGCTGAATTTGAAGAGAGGATGAAAAAAGATATGAAAGAAGCGATTGATCATTTTGCACCGGCAGCAAAACAATATGACCTTTCATATGATCCGAGAAAAGAAATCGTAGGAGATAACTATGATGATTATTCTGAAAAGAATTACGGAAACAATCATTACGAAGGACCTGATGCAGAACACGGAACCCACGTAGCTGGAATTATTGCAGGACTTCCACAAGGAAAAGAAATTCAACATGGGATTGCTTCAAGAGTAGCTAAAATTATGACTGTAAGAGCTGTGCCTGATGGAGATGAAAGAGATAAAGACGTTGCCAATGCAATCAGATACGCCGTAGATAATGGTGCTAAAATCCTGAATATGAGTTTTGGTAAGCCGGTTTCTCCAGGTAAAAATGTAGTTTGGGATGCGTTTAAATATGCTGAGGATAAAGGAGTTCTTTTGGTAAAAGCAGCCGGTAATGAGAATGAAGATGTAGCAGAACATTTAGCATATCCTACCAACTATAAAAATGTTAATGATGAAAAACCATTTGTCAATAACGTAATTGTAGTAGGAGCAAGTACAAATGATAATAATGCCCTTAGAGCAAGTTTCTCCAACTTCAATAAGAAAATGGTAGATGTTTTTGCTCCGGGAGAAAGAATCTATTCAACGGTGAAAGGAAGTAAGTATGAGTATCTGGATGGAACATCGATGGCTTCTCCTGTAGTATCAGGAGCTGCAGCAGTTCTGCTGGCTTATATGCCCAACCTTAAACCTGATCAGATCATTGAATCATTGAAAAAATCGAGTAATCCGAGCTCAGCGAATGGTTTTACTGATTTTTCTGCTGCAGGAGGTGTTATAGACGTAAAAAAAGCCGCTGAATACGCTTATAATAATTTCTATAACGGAAGCAAAGCTCCTGGTGTTAAAGTGATTAAAAAAGCAAGTAAAGCTGTTAGAAAATAA